The Apium graveolens cultivar Ventura chromosome 6, ASM990537v1, whole genome shotgun sequence genome contains a region encoding:
- the LOC141668577 gene encoding DEAD-box ATP-dependent RNA helicase 21-like isoform X2, protein MASIPLGLQQRDVIGLAETGSGKTAAFLLPLLNYITRLPPITGDNIEDGPYAVVMAPTRELAQQIEHEIVKFARYLGIKVVSIVGGKSIDEQALKIRQGCEVMIATPGRLIDCLERQYVVLNQCNYVVLDEADRMIDMGFEPQILTVLDAMPSTNFKPGNEDEELDEKKIYRTTYMFSATMPPGVERLARKYLRNPVVVTTSTAGKATHLISQHVILVKESQKMVKLQELLDQLGDQTVIVFVNTRKTADFISDRKANYRLTTLHGGKSKDQRDFVLEDLRNKRYNILVATDLAGRGIDIPDLAHVINYDMAPDIETYTHRIGRTGRAGKKGIATTLLTLQDSHVFYDLKQMLIQSKSPVPPELSRHEASKCSCC, encoded by the exons ATGGCTTCCATTCCCCTCGGGTTACAGCAACGTGATGTTATTGGTCTTGCGGAGACTGGTTCTGGGAAGACCGCTGCTTTTCTTCTTCCTTTGTTGAATTACATTACTAGATTACCTCCAATAACTGGAGATAATATCGAGGACGGTCCATATGCGGTTGTCATGGCACCAACTAGAGAACTTGCTCAGCAGATTGAACATGAAATTGTCAAGTTTGCTCGCTATTTAGGCATTAAAGTTGTTTCTATTGTTGGTGGGAAATCTATTGATGAACAAGCTTTAAAGATTAGGCAAGGGTGTGAGGTCATGATTGCTACTCCAGGGCGTCTCATTGACTGCTTAGAGAGGCAATATGTTGTTCTCAATCAGTGTAACTATGTTGTTCTTGATGAAGCCGATCGGATGATTGACATGGGGTTTGAACCCCAAATTTTAACAGTCCTAGATGCAATGCCGTCCACCAATTTCAAACCAGGTAATGAGGATGAGGAACTTGATGAAAAGAAGATTTACCGGACAACTTATATGTTTAGTGCTACGATGCCACCTGGTGTTGAACGTCTGGCCAGAAAGTACTTGAGGAATCCTGTAGTAGTTACCACTAGCACTGCAGGAAAAGCTACTCACCTTATTTCTCAACACGTCATCTTGGTAAAGGAATCGCAGAAAATGGTCAAGTTGCAGGAATTGTTGGATCAACTCGGTGATCAGACTGTTATTGTTTTTGTCAACACGAGGAAGACTGCTGATTTCATTTCTGATCGTAAGGCCAACTATCGCCTAACAACTTTGCACGGTGGCAAGTCAAAGGATCAGAGGGATTTTGTTTTAGAAGACTTGAGGAACAAAAGATACAATATCTTAGTGGCCACTGATTTAGCAGGACGAGGTATTGATATACCTGATTTGGCTCATGTAATTAATTATGATATGGCTCCTGATATTGAAACATACACACATCGTATTGGACGGACAGGACGTGCAGGGAAGAAAGGTATAGCCACAACATTGCTGACTTTACAAGACAGTCATGTCTTTTATGACCTCAAGCAGATGCTTATCCAGAGTAAGAGTCCTGTGCCACCGGAATTATCAAGACACGAGGCATCAAAAT GTTCATGTTGCTAA
- the LOC141668577 gene encoding DEAD-box ATP-dependent RNA helicase 21-like isoform X3, translating to MASIPLGLQQRDVIGLAETGSGKTAAFLLPLLNYITRLPPITGDNIEDGPYAVVMAPTRELAQQIEHEIVKFARYLGIKVVSIVGGKSIDEQALKIRQGCEVMIATPGRLIDCLERQYVVLNQCNYVVLDEADRMIDMGFEPQILTVLDAMPSTNFKPGNEDEELDEKKIYRTTYMFSATMPPGVERLARKYLRNPVVVTTSTAGKATHLISQHVILVKESQKMVKLQELLDQLGDQTVIVFVNTRKTADFISDRKANYRLTTLHGGKSKDQRDFVLEDLRNKRYNILVATDLAGRGRAGKKGIATTLLTLQDSHVFYDLKQMLIQSKSPVPPELSRHEASKCKPGSFPDRPPRRNNMFMLLRSWKISICCL from the exons ATGGCTTCCATTCCCCTCGGGTTACAGCAACGTGATGTTATTGGTCTTGCGGAGACTGGTTCTGGGAAGACCGCTGCTTTTCTTCTTCCTTTGTTGAATTACATTACTAGATTACCTCCAATAACTGGAGATAATATCGAGGACGGTCCATATGCGGTTGTCATGGCACCAACTAGAGAACTTGCTCAGCAGATTGAACATGAAATTGTCAAGTTTGCTCGCTATTTAGGCATTAAAGTTGTTTCTATTGTTGGTGGGAAATCTATTGATGAACAAGCTTTAAAGATTAGGCAAGGGTGTGAGGTCATGATTGCTACTCCAGGGCGTCTCATTGACTGCTTAGAGAGGCAATATGTTGTTCTCAATCAGTGTAACTATGTTGTTCTTGATGAAGCCGATCGGATGATTGACATGGGGTTTGAACCCCAAATTTTAACAGTCCTAGATGCAATGCCGTCCACCAATTTCAAACCAGGTAATGAGGATGAGGAACTTGATGAAAAGAAGATTTACCGGACAACTTATATGTTTAGTGCTACGATGCCACCTGGTGTTGAACGTCTGGCCAGAAAGTACTTGAGGAATCCTGTAGTAGTTACCACTAGCACTGCAGGAAAAGCTACTCACCTTATTTCTCAACACGTCATCTTGGTAAAGGAATCGCAGAAAATGGTCAAGTTGCAGGAATTGTTGGATCAACTCGGTGATCAGACTGTTATTGTTTTTGTCAACACGAGGAAGACTGCTGATTTCATTTCTGATCGTAAGGCCAACTATCGCCTAACAACTTTGCACGGTGGCAAGTCAAAGGATCAGAGGGATTTTGTTTTAGAAGACTTGAGGAACAAAAGATACAATATCTTAGTGGCCACTGATTTAGCAGGACGAG GACGTGCAGGGAAGAAAGGTATAGCCACAACATTGCTGACTTTACAAGACAGTCATGTCTTTTATGACCTCAAGCAGATGCTTATCCAGAGTAAGAGTCCTGTGCCACCGGAATTATCAAGACACGAGGCATCAAAATGTAAGCCTGGTTCTTTCCCTGACAGACCACCTAGACGCAATAACAT GTTCATGTTGCTAAGAAGTTGGAAAATTTCAATCTGTTGCTTGTGA
- the LOC141668577 gene encoding DEAD-box ATP-dependent RNA helicase 21-like isoform X1 encodes MASIPLGLQQRDVIGLAETGSGKTAAFLLPLLNYITRLPPITGDNIEDGPYAVVMAPTRELAQQIEHEIVKFARYLGIKVVSIVGGKSIDEQALKIRQGCEVMIATPGRLIDCLERQYVVLNQCNYVVLDEADRMIDMGFEPQILTVLDAMPSTNFKPGNEDEELDEKKIYRTTYMFSATMPPGVERLARKYLRNPVVVTTSTAGKATHLISQHVILVKESQKMVKLQELLDQLGDQTVIVFVNTRKTADFISDRKANYRLTTLHGGKSKDQRDFVLEDLRNKRYNILVATDLAGRGIDIPDLAHVINYDMAPDIETYTHRIGRTGRAGKKGIATTLLTLQDSHVFYDLKQMLIQSKSPVPPELSRHEASKCKPGSFPDRPPRRNNMFMLLRSWKISICCL; translated from the exons ATGGCTTCCATTCCCCTCGGGTTACAGCAACGTGATGTTATTGGTCTTGCGGAGACTGGTTCTGGGAAGACCGCTGCTTTTCTTCTTCCTTTGTTGAATTACATTACTAGATTACCTCCAATAACTGGAGATAATATCGAGGACGGTCCATATGCGGTTGTCATGGCACCAACTAGAGAACTTGCTCAGCAGATTGAACATGAAATTGTCAAGTTTGCTCGCTATTTAGGCATTAAAGTTGTTTCTATTGTTGGTGGGAAATCTATTGATGAACAAGCTTTAAAGATTAGGCAAGGGTGTGAGGTCATGATTGCTACTCCAGGGCGTCTCATTGACTGCTTAGAGAGGCAATATGTTGTTCTCAATCAGTGTAACTATGTTGTTCTTGATGAAGCCGATCGGATGATTGACATGGGGTTTGAACCCCAAATTTTAACAGTCCTAGATGCAATGCCGTCCACCAATTTCAAACCAGGTAATGAGGATGAGGAACTTGATGAAAAGAAGATTTACCGGACAACTTATATGTTTAGTGCTACGATGCCACCTGGTGTTGAACGTCTGGCCAGAAAGTACTTGAGGAATCCTGTAGTAGTTACCACTAGCACTGCAGGAAAAGCTACTCACCTTATTTCTCAACACGTCATCTTGGTAAAGGAATCGCAGAAAATGGTCAAGTTGCAGGAATTGTTGGATCAACTCGGTGATCAGACTGTTATTGTTTTTGTCAACACGAGGAAGACTGCTGATTTCATTTCTGATCGTAAGGCCAACTATCGCCTAACAACTTTGCACGGTGGCAAGTCAAAGGATCAGAGGGATTTTGTTTTAGAAGACTTGAGGAACAAAAGATACAATATCTTAGTGGCCACTGATTTAGCAGGACGAGGTATTGATATACCTGATTTGGCTCATGTAATTAATTATGATATGGCTCCTGATATTGAAACATACACACATCGTATTGGACGGACAGGACGTGCAGGGAAGAAAGGTATAGCCACAACATTGCTGACTTTACAAGACAGTCATGTCTTTTATGACCTCAAGCAGATGCTTATCCAGAGTAAGAGTCCTGTGCCACCGGAATTATCAAGACACGAGGCATCAAAATGTAAGCCTGGTTCTTTCCCTGACAGACCACCTAGACGCAATAACAT GTTCATGTTGCTAAGAAGTTGGAAAATTTCAATCTGTTGCTTGTGA